In the Natranaeroarchaeum aerophilus genome, one interval contains:
- a CDS encoding Mut7-C RNAse domain-containing protein: MARLLVDAMCGRLPPYLRLCGHDTVYAPDRGIEDDDAVLAVADAEDRTILTRDRELSDRAERAVLLRSRGTDAQLAELAAAGIELSPTETPQQCGRCNGPVEAVSGAEPGLPQYVPDELPRDEEGATLWRCRSCGQYFWKGGHWERMTETLDGVR, translated from the coding sequence ATGGCGCGCCTGCTCGTCGACGCGATGTGTGGCCGACTGCCGCCGTATCTTCGGCTCTGCGGGCACGATACGGTCTACGCCCCGGATCGCGGGATCGAGGACGATGACGCCGTGCTCGCGGTCGCGGACGCCGAAGACAGGACGATTCTGACACGGGACCGGGAGCTGTCGGACCGGGCCGAGCGAGCCGTACTGCTGCGGAGCCGTGGAACCGACGCCCAGCTCGCCGAACTCGCGGCTGCCGGGATCGAGCTGAGCCCGACCGAGACGCCCCAGCAGTGCGGTCGGTGTAACGGGCCTGTCGAAGCGGTTTCCGGAGCCGAGCCGGGGCTTCCCCAGTACGTGCCGGACGAACTGCCACGCGACGAAGAAGGGGCAACGCTGTGGCGCTGTCGCTCCTGCGGACAGTACTTCTGGAAAGGGGGTCACTGGGAGCGGATGACCGAAACGCTCGACGGTGTCCGGTGA
- a CDS encoding DUF7139 domain-containing protein has protein sequence MTSLADVYEGHVGEVKDVRRLYVGSGLFVAGAVLTILAMLVATTGLPGLVGIDGEFTPNLIGGILAGLGVPATLLGVSTILPASERLRAASVIGASIAVLGVALFWHAYPSDWAGYNQNLTPYVLGVYFLGVMITLGCLFVGIANFKERNDPGGTVSLEVRTESGETRVVEVDRSEVQSGSLGGIGMLGGTPDGEVETQTNRPGTSGSAAQSDAGASQRSTQSNREPGTYGTSTGGATRSSGGSAGGLGPSGTASDGGASTSDISSPLEDSPGSSSTAKDVGDRYCGNCEHFRYVNSSAGMQPYCGYDGEVMEDMDACEEWEPNR, from the coding sequence ATGACTAGCCTCGCGGACGTTTACGAGGGCCACGTCGGGGAGGTCAAAGACGTCCGGCGGCTCTACGTCGGCAGCGGACTGTTCGTCGCGGGAGCGGTGCTGACCATCCTCGCGATGCTCGTCGCGACGACCGGGCTGCCCGGCCTCGTCGGGATCGACGGCGAGTTCACACCGAACCTGATCGGCGGTATCCTGGCCGGACTCGGCGTTCCAGCGACGCTGCTGGGCGTCTCCACGATCCTTCCTGCTAGCGAACGCCTCCGCGCCGCCTCGGTAATCGGCGCGAGTATCGCCGTCCTCGGCGTTGCATTGTTCTGGCACGCCTATCCCAGCGACTGGGCGGGCTACAACCAGAACCTGACGCCGTACGTCCTCGGCGTCTACTTCCTCGGGGTCATGATCACGCTTGGCTGCCTGTTCGTCGGCATCGCGAACTTCAAAGAGCGCAATGATCCGGGCGGCACAGTCTCGCTTGAGGTCCGCACCGAGTCCGGGGAAACCCGCGTCGTCGAGGTCGACCGCTCGGAGGTCCAGTCGGGCAGTCTCGGCGGGATCGGGATGCTCGGCGGGACGCCGGATGGCGAGGTTGAAACGCAGACGAATCGGCCCGGAACGTCAGGAAGCGCCGCGCAGAGCGACGCCGGTGCCTCCCAGAGGTCGACCCAGTCGAACCGGGAACCGGGTACCTACGGCACATCGACCGGCGGAGCGACCCGGTCGAGCGGCGGAAGCGCAGGCGGACTTGGCCCCTCGGGCACGGCCAGTGACGGCGGGGCGAGCACGAGCGATATCAGTTCACCACTGGAGGACTCGCCGGGCTCGTCCTCGACCGCAAAGGACGTCGGCGATCGATACTGCGGCAACTGCGAGCATTTCCGCTATGTCAACTCCTCGGCCGGAATGCAGCCGTACTGTGGCTACGACGGCGAGGTTATGGAGGATATGGACGCCTGCGAAGAGTGGGAGCCGAACCGCTGA
- a CDS encoding DUF5789 family protein: MSDDDAEAEEPAVELGDGTPVEGAPLARPASRLTWPVERSEVVRREGETTIRTPDGPQTLESLLDDVETTYFQSRQEFVDDVEAVIGDGPVATS, translated from the coding sequence ATGTCAGACGACGACGCGGAAGCAGAGGAGCCTGCCGTCGAGTTAGGCGACGGAACGCCCGTGGAAGGCGCACCGCTCGCGCGTCCGGCGTCCCGGCTCACGTGGCCGGTCGAGCGAAGCGAGGTCGTTCGTCGCGAGGGTGAGACGACGATCCGGACGCCCGACGGTCCGCAAACGCTCGAATCGCTGCTGGACGACGTCGAGACGACGTACTTCCAGAGCCGTCAGGAGTTCGTCGACGACGTCGAAGCCGTCATCGGTGACGGTCCAGTCGCGACCAGCTGA
- a CDS encoding CPBP family intramembrane glutamic endopeptidase: protein MTELASTARRRLSSLTWIQRSLIVAAGLLVLYQYWSTSGLTERVVRDMLVFVVGPLALGLAHGRRIGWQVDRVAVRNTILLSAFVLPFYIVGSTLPSIRSFYPMWSTTLALGEFVPHAIQLFLLALATETYFRGLLCVGVRDLGLKCVLISPVVYALLHVGKPPIEFLLSGPTDVLFGTVDYYSNSILPSVVAHGAGLVLLDWLVLRDPVISPELTLRALRCLPVPL, encoded by the coding sequence GTGACCGAACTCGCGAGCACTGCGCGCCGGAGGCTTTCGTCGCTTACCTGGATACAGCGCTCACTCATTGTAGCCGCGGGACTGTTGGTCCTCTACCAGTACTGGTCGACGAGCGGACTGACCGAGCGCGTCGTCCGCGACATGCTCGTGTTCGTGGTCGGCCCGCTCGCGCTCGGTCTCGCTCACGGTCGCCGGATCGGCTGGCAGGTCGACCGGGTTGCGGTCCGAAACACCATCCTCCTGTCGGCCTTTGTCCTGCCCTTCTATATCGTCGGCTCGACGCTTCCGAGCATCCGATCGTTCTACCCGATGTGGTCGACGACGCTGGCGCTGGGCGAGTTCGTCCCCCACGCCATCCAGCTGTTCTTGCTCGCGCTGGCGACCGAGACGTACTTTCGGGGGCTACTCTGTGTCGGCGTCCGTGATCTGGGTCTCAAATGCGTGCTCATCAGCCCCGTGGTCTATGCTCTGTTGCACGTCGGGAAGCCCCCGATCGAGTTTCTGCTGTCGGGGCCGACCGACGTCCTATTTGGAACCGTGGATTACTACAGCAACTCGATCCTGCCCTCGGTCGTTGCCCATGGCGCTGGCCTCGTGCTGCTCGACTGGTTGGTGCTGCGCGATCCGGTTATTTCTCCGGAACTCACCCTCCGGGCACTCCGGTGCCTACCGGTACCACTCTAG
- a CDS encoding DUF302 domain-containing protein → MSLPYDPAELTDEDIGEKRATLEMGHEEAIEHVREVCAEVGFGIPVEFSPSELLNEKVDADRDPYYVLGACNPKIANRALDVTKSIGGLFPCNMIVWEEAPGRQVVYHVSIMKLAHMSGMVPPDSEEWDAILDETGEMTEEAFEKIEAQA, encoded by the coding sequence ATGTCGCTGCCATACGATCCGGCCGAGCTGACCGACGAAGATATCGGCGAGAAACGCGCCACGCTGGAGATGGGCCACGAGGAAGCGATCGAACACGTCCGTGAGGTCTGTGCCGAGGTCGGCTTCGGCATCCCCGTCGAGTTCTCTCCCTCCGAGTTGCTCAACGAGAAAGTCGATGCCGACCGGGATCCCTACTACGTGCTGGGCGCGTGCAACCCGAAGATCGCGAACCGTGCCCTCGACGTCACGAAGTCTATCGGCGGCCTCTTTCCCTGCAACATGATCGTCTGGGAGGAAGCGCCGGGCAGGCAGGTCGTCTACCACGTCTCGATCATGAAACTCGCACACATGTCGGGGATGGTTCCACCGGACAGCGAGGAGTGGGACGCGATCCTCGACGAGACCGGCGAGATGACCGAGGAAGCCTTCGAGAAGATCGAAGCGCAGGCCTGA
- the nreA gene encoding DNA repair protein NreA, whose translation MRLDEFVDGLERDEAAERRRLAEEKSYEITEYIDRVADRFEDAIQDDTMVGSTSPSVFVGTSNYPAVSTGILSPVGDEDRAGDYVTDDSWYRQGYSIDDVFQRRTGLMNSQQRVDVDAPGRRAGQTTPAVADAWDGMLGAQREVAIAGTPVDVEIGLDGRPDLGVDVDDIAAPTGPNVAAESVDLTENPYVPRPVKKTLEDDDWQAEGAMTYLYRRGFDVYDIREILSAGALGQGENRRLVPTRWSITAVDDTIGEYLRGTLRNATSIDETQVWYNEFMGNRFWIVLTPGQWEFELVEMKAPGSVWNPTVDSGYWLASASEGYEGRTGYVEETAGAYYASRLGVLEHLAEEGRQAKCLVLREVTDEYWAPVGVWQIRESVRNAFDPDGGRDVPGAEIPPTLAGKHATAETFRDAITGLESQLPISIGELRRKSDMVAGIQSQLSDF comes from the coding sequence ATGCGCCTCGACGAGTTCGTCGACGGGTTAGAGCGGGACGAAGCGGCAGAGCGTCGCCGCCTCGCCGAGGAGAAGTCCTACGAGATCACGGAGTATATCGACCGCGTTGCCGACCGGTTCGAGGACGCGATTCAGGACGACACGATGGTCGGATCGACGTCGCCGTCGGTGTTTGTCGGCACTTCGAACTACCCCGCAGTCTCGACCGGTATCCTCTCCCCGGTCGGCGATGAGGATCGGGCTGGCGACTATGTAACCGACGATAGCTGGTACCGGCAGGGCTACTCCATCGACGACGTCTTTCAGCGCCGCACGGGACTGATGAACTCCCAGCAGCGCGTCGACGTGGACGCGCCGGGACGCCGTGCCGGGCAAACGACGCCAGCAGTGGCCGACGCGTGGGACGGGATGCTCGGCGCACAGCGTGAGGTCGCGATCGCCGGGACCCCGGTCGACGTCGAGATCGGACTGGACGGCCGCCCGGACCTCGGCGTCGACGTCGACGATATCGCCGCGCCGACCGGCCCGAACGTCGCCGCCGAGTCGGTCGACCTCACCGAGAACCCCTACGTTCCCCGGCCCGTCAAAAAGACCCTCGAAGACGACGACTGGCAGGCCGAGGGCGCGATGACGTATCTCTACCGGCGCGGCTTCGACGTCTACGACATCCGCGAGATCCTCTCGGCGGGCGCGCTCGGGCAGGGCGAGAACCGACGGCTCGTTCCGACCCGCTGGTCGATCACCGCAGTCGACGACACCATCGGCGAGTACCTGCGTGGGACCCTGCGAAACGCAACGAGCATCGACGAGACGCAGGTCTGGTACAACGAGTTCATGGGGAACCGCTTCTGGATCGTGCTCACGCCGGGCCAGTGGGAGTTCGAGCTCGTCGAGATGAAAGCGCCGGGCAGCGTCTGGAACCCGACCGTCGACTCGGGCTACTGGCTCGCCAGCGCCTCGGAGGGCTACGAGGGCCGCACGGGCTACGTCGAGGAGACCGCGGGCGCGTATTACGCCAGCCGTCTGGGCGTCCTCGAACATCTCGCGGAGGAGGGTCGTCAGGCCAAGTGTCTCGTCCTGCGTGAGGTCACCGACGAGTACTGGGCTCCCGTCGGCGTCTGGCAGATCCGCGAGAGTGTCAGGAACGCGTTCGACCCCGACGGCGGTCGGGACGTTCCCGGTGCCGAGATCCCGCCGACGCTCGCCGGGAAACACGCCACCGCGGAGACGTTCCGGGACGCGATCACGGGGCTGGAATCACAGCTCCCGATCTCGATTGGCGAGCTCCGGCGAAAGTCCGATATGGTCGCGGGGATCCAGTCGCAGTTGAGCGATTTCTGA
- a CDS encoding transcription initiation factor IIB: MTRSTRQREREQTTEQGEEESEGVRECPECSSDNLVKSSDRGELVCQDCGLVVEEEKIDPGPEWRAFNHQERQEKSRVGAPTTQTMHDKGLTTTIDWKDKDAYGRSISSKKRSQMHRLRKWQERIRTKDAGERNLQFALSEIDRMASALGVPRSVREVASVIYRRALKEDLIRGRSIEGVATSALYAACRKEGIPRSLEEISEVSRVERKEIGRTYRYISQELGLEMKPVDPKKYVPRFCSELELSEEVQTKANEIIETTAEKGLLSGKSPTGYAAAAIYAASLLCNEKKTQREVADVAQVTEVTIRNRYQEQIEAMGIHS, from the coding sequence ATGACACGGTCCACTCGCCAGCGGGAGCGCGAACAAACGACGGAGCAAGGGGAGGAGGAGAGCGAGGGCGTCCGGGAATGTCCGGAGTGTAGCTCTGATAACCTCGTCAAGAGCTCTGATCGCGGAGAACTGGTCTGTCAAGACTGCGGACTCGTCGTCGAGGAAGAGAAGATCGACCCCGGTCCGGAGTGGCGGGCGTTCAACCATCAGGAACGCCAGGAGAAATCCCGCGTCGGAGCCCCAACCACCCAGACGATGCACGACAAGGGGCTGACGACGACGATCGACTGGAAGGACAAGGACGCCTACGGTCGCTCCATCTCCTCGAAGAAACGCAGCCAGATGCACCGATTGCGGAAGTGGCAAGAACGGATTCGGACGAAGGACGCGGGCGAGCGGAACCTGCAGTTCGCACTCAGCGAGATCGACCGGATGGCGAGCGCACTCGGCGTCCCCCGCTCTGTACGTGAGGTCGCCTCGGTAATCTATCGGCGAGCGCTCAAAGAGGATCTCATCCGCGGGCGATCGATCGAGGGCGTTGCGACGAGCGCGCTGTATGCGGCCTGTCGCAAGGAAGGCATCCCGCGCAGCCTCGAAGAGATTTCCGAGGTCTCTCGGGTCGAGCGCAAGGAGATCGGTCGAACGTATCGATATATCTCCCAGGAACTCGGTCTCGAAATGAAACCCGTCGATCCGAAGAAGTACGTTCCCCGTTTTTGCTCCGAACTCGAACTGTCCGAGGAAGTACAGACGAAAGCCAACGAGATTATCGAAACGACCGCCGAGAAAGGACTGCTCTCCGGAAAATCACCGACCGGCTACGCTGCTGCCGCCATTTACGCCGCATCCCTGCTCTGTAACGAGAAAAAGACCCAGCGCGAGGTCGCCGATGTCGCACAGGTGACGGAAGTGACAATCCGGAACCGGTATCAAGAGCAGATCGAAGCGATGGGCATCCATAGCTGA
- the rnhA gene encoding ribonuclease HI, protein MPVHECDVDEARNRLREGGVEIADGNTDHEQWRASTDGATAVAYDEKVVVQGARPQEIEAHLRDEGGRTHVYFDGACRGNPGPSAVGWVLVNSDGIVADGGEVIGEATNNQAEYEALIRALEAARDFGFDRADVRGDSELIVKQVRGEWDTNNPELRELRVTTRELLDGFDSWSLEHVPREINDRADELANEALDDA, encoded by the coding sequence ATGCCAGTTCACGAGTGTGATGTCGACGAGGCGCGAAACCGGCTCCGAGAGGGGGGTGTCGAGATCGCCGACGGCAACACAGACCACGAGCAGTGGCGGGCGTCGACCGATGGTGCGACCGCAGTTGCCTACGACGAGAAGGTCGTCGTACAGGGTGCGCGCCCGCAGGAGATCGAGGCACATCTCAGAGACGAGGGGGGTCGCACGCACGTTTACTTCGACGGGGCATGCCGGGGGAATCCGGGCCCCAGTGCAGTCGGCTGGGTGCTTGTCAATAGCGACGGAATCGTCGCCGACGGCGGCGAGGTGATCGGCGAGGCGACCAACAATCAGGCGGAGTACGAGGCATTGATCCGCGCGCTGGAAGCCGCTCGCGACTTCGGCTTCGACCGTGCCGACGTCCGCGGTGATTCGGAGTTGATCGTCAAGCAGGTCCGGGGTGAATGGGATACGAACAACCCCGAACTACGCGAACTGCGCGTTACGACCCGGGAACTGCTGGACGGGTTCGACTCGTGGTCGCTCGAACACGTTCCCCGAGAGATCAACGACCGGGCCGATGAACTGGCAAACGAGGCGCTGGACGATGCCTGA
- a CDS encoding DUF7108 family protein — MPELPTDVIEEAERLTRLAREVSDGSECDAYLSRRDDLLDDEAFEARIRSEDSREVLVLHPAEWLDDGTIRPDRIEDTDRAVEIPLTGPGDPDDWQTVKKHNRDVVERVRENHGDLHGDNARALAEFIGNHYARPIESATAAELQEFRTEYYPRNVWPTEEQRDVVDRSIEVVFETVDRRVPEY; from the coding sequence ATGCCTGAACTTCCAACTGACGTCATCGAGGAAGCCGAACGGCTCACCAGACTGGCCCGAGAAGTGAGCGACGGGAGCGAGTGCGACGCCTATCTCTCCAGACGGGACGACCTACTCGACGACGAGGCGTTCGAGGCACGGATCCGGTCGGAGGACTCACGGGAGGTGCTGGTGTTACATCCCGCGGAGTGGCTCGACGATGGGACGATCCGCCCCGATCGAATCGAGGATACCGACCGTGCCGTCGAGATACCGCTGACTGGTCCCGGCGACCCTGACGACTGGCAGACGGTGAAAAAACATAACAGGGACGTCGTCGAGCGGGTTCGTGAGAACCACGGGGATCTCCACGGGGACAACGCGAGGGCCCTGGCCGAGTTCATAGGGAACCACTACGCGCGGCCGATCGAGTCGGCGACGGCGGCCGAACTCCAGGAGTTCCGGACGGAGTACTACCCGCGCAACGTCTGGCCGACAGAAGAACAGAGGGACGTCGTTGACCGATCGATCGAGGTCGTCTTCGAGACGGTCGATCGGAGAGTACCGGAATACTAG
- a CDS encoding PadR family transcriptional regulator, with amino-acid sequence MSEAQTAAEVGIVRDLTAFQRNILIILSEEPMYGLAIKRELESYYDDEVNHGRLYPNLDELVELGLVEKSELDKRTNQYELTSDGESALFEQLQWSISKLSADKQRGARLRTLVDGSA; translated from the coding sequence ATGTCAGAGGCACAGACAGCCGCCGAAGTGGGTATTGTACGTGATTTGACCGCGTTTCAGCGGAATATTTTGATAATCCTGTCCGAAGAACCGATGTACGGCCTCGCGATCAAACGGGAGCTCGAATCGTATTACGACGACGAGGTCAACCACGGTCGACTCTATCCGAACCTCGACGAACTGGTCGAACTCGGACTGGTCGAAAAGAGTGAACTGGACAAACGAACGAACCAGTACGAGCTCACGTCGGACGGTGAGAGCGCGCTCTTCGAGCAACTCCAGTGGTCGATTTCGAAACTCAGTGCCGACAAACAGCGTGGTGCCAGGCTCCGGACACTCGTCGACGGGTCGGCCTAG
- a CDS encoding inorganic diphosphatase — protein sequence MTNLWEDLETGPDAPDEIYAVVECLKGERNKYEYDKDVPGVVLDRVLHSNVHYPSDYGFLPRSYYDDEDPFDVLVLVEDQTFPGCVIEARPVALMKMDDDGEQDDKVIAVPTEDPRYDHIEDLQDLPDQLIDEIDEFFQTYKNLEAGKEVETLGWEDKAAAKDAIEHSMELYDENFDSPRN from the coding sequence ATGACGAACCTCTGGGAAGACCTCGAAACCGGGCCAGACGCGCCCGACGAGATCTACGCTGTCGTGGAATGTCTGAAAGGCGAGCGCAACAAGTACGAGTACGACAAGGACGTTCCGGGCGTCGTTCTGGACCGTGTGCTCCACAGCAACGTTCACTATCCGAGCGACTACGGCTTTCTACCGCGCTCGTACTACGACGACGAGGACCCCTTTGACGTCCTCGTGCTCGTCGAGGATCAGACGTTTCCCGGCTGCGTGATCGAGGCTCGCCCTGTTGCCCTGATGAAGATGGACGACGACGGCGAGCAAGACGACAAGGTGATCGCCGTCCCGACCGAGGATCCCCGCTACGACCACATCGAGGATCTACAGGATCTTCCCGACCAGCTCATCGACGAGATCGACGAGTTCTTCCAGACCTACAAGAACCTCGAAGCTGGCAAGGAAGTCGAAACACTGGGCTGGGAAGACAAAGCAGCCGCCAAAGACGCTATCGAGCACTCGATGGAGCTCTACGACGAGAACTTCGACAGTCCGCGTAACTGA